A genome region from Cucumis sativus cultivar 9930 chromosome 4, Cucumber_9930_V3, whole genome shotgun sequence includes the following:
- the LOC101206520 gene encoding actin cytoskeleton-regulatory complex protein PAN1 isoform X1 — MAFWGGSQRQIRRLLEVTVDRCYNLEDTEPFATDYSCVLVYGGSMRRTRPCFGTYVVLILGIQIQMKSLCELNDSLGKGIHPVFEEKFVFEFTEKDVELNIWVLANKPTRNEEVIGSLRVQLQQLIFDGHVDSTWTLQKTDGRPAGYLRLTMQIPTSSCRLERQDSYYTAPRLDSTAPPEADGTQRPILYNLLPYGARPPPSPTQPNESAAALWSQFLPYGSPPPTTSAYNTTTAPPAGYPIHSPPAGYPIHSPPPPGSSFPGIYPPPSR; from the exons atGGCATTCTGGGGAGGATCCCAACGGCAAATCAGACGGTTGCTTGAGGTCACAG TTGATCGATGCTACAACTTGGAGGACACAGAGCCATTTGCAACTGATTACTCATGTGTCCTTGTATATGGCGGTTCCATGAGGAGGACCCGACCATGCTTTGGTACGTATGTGGTTTTAATTTTGggaattcaaattcaaatgaaatcaCTCTGTGAATTGAATGATTCATTAGGTAAAGGTATACACCCAGTGTTCGAGGAGAAATTCGTTTTTGAATTCACTGAGAAAGATGTAGAATTGAACATTTGGGTATTGGCCAATAAGCCCACAAGAAACGAGGAAGTTATTGGTTCTCTAAG AGTTCAGCTCCAACAACTAATTTTTGATGGTCATGTTGACTCTACCTGGACTCTTCAGAAAACAGATGGCAG GCCTGCAGGTTACTTACGGCTCACAATGCAAATCCCCACTTCCAGTTGTAGA TTAGAGCGCCAAGACTCGTATTACACAGCGCCAAGGTTGGATTCTACAGCTCCTCCCGAAGCAGATGGAACCCAACGCCCAATTTTGTACAACCTCCTACCATATGGCGCCCGTCCCCCGCCGAGCCCAACGCAGCCAAATGAGTCTGCCGCTGCTCTTTGGTCCCAATTCCTGCCATATGGTTCTCCACCACCAACTACCTCTGCCTACAATACAACCACTGCTCCCCCTGCAGGCTACCCAATTCATTCTCCCCCTGCAGGCTACCCAATTCATTCTCCCCCTCCACCAG GTTCAAGCTTCCCCGGCATTTACCCACCTCCATCGCGCTAA
- the LOC101206285 gene encoding transcription factor LHW, translated as MPASRCSKYHDCSFPFNCEEKDEYRANRLSFSKMESGLPMLNCLLQHTLRSLCLSSDSCSSTSSKWVYAIFWRILPRNFPPPKWEFGGSALDRSKGNKRNWILVWEDGFCDFHECQRAAGGCITGRFGVDLFFKMSHEVYSYGEGLVGKVGADNSHKWVFRDNTTESDPNLISSWNSSIEPQPRAWESQFKSGIQTIAVIAVREGVVQLGSFDKVPEDLNLVINVQRKFSYLHSVPGIFAVQRPYLPTQHPYVLKPDVQMIENQSTGLKRLFSSMLDESPIKSINLGWNTPQHSLTTGSPVWPIPPLLPSTSCSLGTFKSNFPSNSTPPCEVNDRPDPVQHMSINHPTPNTKASNSEVKIETSNKLDAAQETEEKQNCLNPSLRFEDGVMIELGFRLGETTQNGQNLN; from the exons ATGCCAGCGAGTAGGTGTAGTAAGTACCATGATTGCTCTTTCCCATTTAATTGTGAAGAGAAAGACGAGTACAGAGCCAATCGGCTTTCTTTCAGTAAAATGGAAAGTGGCCTTCCCATGCTTAACTGTCTGTTGCAACACACTTTAAGGAGTTTGTGTTTGTCTTCAGACTCTTGTAGCTCTACCTCTTCTAAGTGGGTTTATGCCATTTTCTGGAGGATCCTCCCAAGAAACTTTCCTCCTCCCAA GTGGGAGTTTGGTGGGAGTGCCCTTGATCGCTCAAAAGGAAACAAGAGGAACTG GATTCTTGTTTGGGAAGATGGATTTTGTGATTTCCACGAATGTCAAAGAGCAGCAGGTGGGTGTATTACAGGAAGGTTTGGAGTTGATCTCTTCTTCAAAATGTCTCATGAGGTTTACAGTTATGGAGAAGG ATTAGTGGGAAAGGTTGGAGCAGATAATAGTCATAAATGGGTTTTCAGAGATAACACAACTGAAAGTGATCCGAACCTCATCTCCTCGTGGAACTCATCCATTGAGCCt CAACCTCGAGCGTGGGAATCTCAATTTAAATCAGGCATTCAG ACAATTGCAGTCATTGCTGTACGAGAAGGCGTAGTTCAACTAGGCTCTTTTGATAAg GTTCCGGAAGATCTCAATTTAGTCATTAATGTACAGAGGAAATTCAGCTACCTGCATAGCGTTCCAGGTATCTTTGCGGTTCAAAGGCCCTACCTTCCTACCCAACATCCATACGTTTTAAAGCCAGATGTCCAGATGATCGAAAACCAATCTACTGGGTTGAAGAGATTGTTCAGTTCTATGCTTGATGAATCTCCCATCAAATCCATCAACTTAGGCTGGAATACCCCACAACATTCCTTGACTACTGGATCGCCAGTGTGGCCGATACCACCTCTTCTTCCTTCCACTTCATGCAGCCTTGGaacttttaaatcaaattttccttCTAATAGCACCCCACCTTGTGAAGTCAATGATCGTCCTGACCCAGTTCAACACATGTCCATTAACCACCCAACCCCGAATACAAAAGCTTCCAACTCAGAAGTAAAGATAGAAACCTCCAACAAGTTAGATGCAGCTCAAGAAAcagaagagaaacaaaattgcTTAAACCCAAGTCTGCGGTTTGAAGATGGGGTGATGATAGAGTTGGGTTTCAGACTTGGAGAGACAACCCAGAATGGTCAAAATCTGAATTAA
- the LOC101218776 gene encoding protein DCL, chloroplastic encodes MLSSQLLSTRTFVILMAASFLFRGHPLLRLGLKRRGQCTGIVQVTCRFCCSATAASTPSDGDLTAGDNATSVVSVSEPPKYLRWDEPDYRKWKNQEEEILGDIEPIIFLTKEILHSHRYADGERLTLEDERTVVDRLLAHHPHAEDKIGCGLESIMVDRHPQFRQSRCFFVIRTDGGWIDFSYQKCLRAYIRNKYPSFAERFIREHFKRGS; translated from the exons ATGCTCAGCTCTCAGCTGCTCTCCACACGAACGTTTGTGATCCTCATGGctgcttcttttcttttcagagGTCATCCGCTCCTGCGGTTAGGGCTTAAGCGCCGGGGGCAGTGTACTGGGATTGTGCAAGTGACTTGCCGGTTTTGCTGCAGTGCGACTGCGGCGTCTACTCCATCGGACGGCGACTTAACAGCTGGTGATAATGCTACCTCAGTGGTGAGTGTCAGTGAGCCACCAAAGTACCTAAGATGGGACGAGCCTGATTATCGAAAGTGGAAGAACCAGGAGGAGGAAATTCTTGGCGATATTGAGCCTATCATATTCCTCACTAAAGAGATCCTCCACTCCCATAG GTATGCGGATGGGGAGCGACTGACATTGGAGGATGAGAGAACTGTGGTAGACAGACTTCTGGCACATCATCCACATGCTGAAGATAAAATTGGATGTGGACTTGAATCCATCATG GTTGATCGGCATCCCCAATTTCGGCAATCAAGATGCTTCTTTGTTATAAGGACCGATGGTGGATGGATTGACTTCTCATATCAAAAATGTCTTCGGGCATATATCCGAAATAAATACCCATCGTTTGCAGAGCGGTTTATTCGCGAGCATTTCAAACGTGGTAGTTGA
- the LOC101217828 gene encoding F-box protein At1g47056, giving the protein MGQSASSAAILSRRDSNHSHRSKIKSTALISPMHLDETDDVQEIIHGASDFISDLPDECLACIFQSLSSVDRKGCSLVCRRWFKVEGQSRHRLSLKAEADLSSMIPSLFTRFDAVTKLALKCDRRSTSIRDDSLILISLRCRNLTRLKLRACRELTDVGMAAFAKNCKGLKKLSCGSCTFGAKGMNAVLDNCSALEELSVKRLRGITDSTAEPIGPGIAGSSLKTICLKDLYNAQCFGPLLIGAKSLRTLKLFRCSGDWDALLRVIADRVTGLVEVHLERLQVSDVGLSAISNCLDLEILHLVKTPECTNLGIVALAERCKLLRKLHIDGWKANRIGDEGLVAVARNCSNLQELVLIGVNPTKVSLEILASNCRNLERLALCGSDTVGDSEISCIAAKCIALKKLCIKSCPVSDQGMEALAEGCPNLVKVKVKKCRGVTPEGADSLRLSRGSLAVNLDSGEPEHPDASASEGGIQDNVVDFHPIPNQVVPPTIASSSAGRSSSLKSRLGLLAGRGLVACTLRRWSGGNSSSRINN; this is encoded by the coding sequence ATGGGCCAATCAGCTTCGTCGGCTGCGATTCTTAGCCGCCGCGATAGCAATCACAGTCATCGATCTAAGATCAAATCTACGGCTCTGATTTCCCCGATGCATCTGGATGAAACCGATGACGTTCAGGAAATAATTCATGGTGCCTCCGACTTTATTTCCGATCTTCCGGATGAGTGCTTGGCTTGTATTTTCCAATCCCTTAGTTCTGTCGACCGGAAGGGATGTTCTCTCGTTTGTCGCCGCTGGTTCAAAGTGGAGGGACAAAGCCGTCATCGTCTCTCCCTTAAAGCTGAAGCGGATCTTTCCTCTATGATACCTTCCCTTTTTACTCGATTCGATGCCGTTACCAAACTTGCTTTGAAATGTGACCGTAGATCTACGAGCATCCGAGACGACTCGCTTATCCTCATCTCTCTTCGATGCCGTAATTTGACTCGTCTCAAGCTTCGTGCGTGCCGTGAATTGACCGATGTTGGCATGGCCGCTTTTGCCAAAAACTGCAAGGGTTTGAAGAAACTCTCTTGTGGATCTTGCACATTTGGAGCCAAAGGCATGAACGCGGTTCTTGATAATTGTTCCGCCCTTGAAGAATTGTCCGTGAAGCGACTTCGGGGGATCACCGATTCAACTGCCGAGCCGATTGGGCCTGGCATTGCTGGGTCATCCCTCAAAACTATTTGTCTAAAAGATCTTTACAATGCACAGTGTTTCGGACCGCTATTAATCGGTGCGAAAAGTTTGAGAACTTTGAAGCTCTTTCGATGCTCAGGAGATTGGGATGCGTTGCTCAGAGTTATAGCAGACCGAGTCACCGGTCTTGTTGAAGTCCATCTCGAAAGGCTTCAGGTAAGTGATGTAGGCCTCTCGGCGATCTCAAATTGCTTGGATCTGGAAATTTTGCACCTCGTTAAGACCCCGGAGTGTACCAACCTGGGCATTGTGGCGCTAGCAGAACGATGCAAACTCTTGAGGAAACTGCACATTGATGGATGGAAGGCAAATAGGATTGGCGACGAAGGTTTAGTAGCGGTTGCCAGAAATTGCTCTAACCTTCAAGAACTTGTTCTCATCGGAGTGAATCCCACAAAGGTAAGCCTGGAAATACTGGCCTCAAATTGCCGTAATTTAGAGCGGTTGGCATTGTGTGGAAGCGATACTGTTGGTGATAGCGAAATATCGTGCATTGCCGCGAAATGCATAGCACTGAAAAAGCTATGCATTAAGAGTTGTCCTGTTTCGGATCAAGGTATGGAAGCGCTTGCTGAAGGGTGCCCAAATTTAGTGAAAGTGAAGGTTAAGAAATGTCGAGGAGTAACTCCGGAGGGTGCAGATTCGTTGAGATTGAGTCGGGGATCTCTTGCTGTGAATCTAGACAGTGGTGAACCTGAACATCCGGATGCAAGTGCAAGTGAAGGCGGGATACAAGATAATGTGGTTGATTTTCATCCGATTCCTAATCAAGTTGTGCCTCCTACGATTGCATCTAGTAGTGCTGGGCGATCTTCGTCACTAAAGTCAAGGTTAGGCCTTTTGGCGGGGAGGGGTTTAGTTGCTTGTACACTGAGAAGGTGGTCAGGTGGTAATAGCAGTTCTcgaattaataattag
- the LOC101206520 gene encoding actin cytoskeleton-regulatory complex protein PAN1 isoform X2, with translation MAFWGGSQRQIRRLLEVTVDRCYNLEDTEPFATDYSCVLVYGGSMRRTRPCFGKGIHPVFEEKFVFEFTEKDVELNIWVLANKPTRNEEVIGSLRVQLQQLIFDGHVDSTWTLQKTDGRPAGYLRLTMQIPTSSCRLERQDSYYTAPRLDSTAPPEADGTQRPILYNLLPYGARPPPSPTQPNESAAALWSQFLPYGSPPPTTSAYNTTTAPPAGYPIHSPPAGYPIHSPPPPGSSFPGIYPPPSR, from the exons atGGCATTCTGGGGAGGATCCCAACGGCAAATCAGACGGTTGCTTGAGGTCACAG TTGATCGATGCTACAACTTGGAGGACACAGAGCCATTTGCAACTGATTACTCATGTGTCCTTGTATATGGCGGTTCCATGAGGAGGACCCGACCATGCTTTG GTAAAGGTATACACCCAGTGTTCGAGGAGAAATTCGTTTTTGAATTCACTGAGAAAGATGTAGAATTGAACATTTGGGTATTGGCCAATAAGCCCACAAGAAACGAGGAAGTTATTGGTTCTCTAAG AGTTCAGCTCCAACAACTAATTTTTGATGGTCATGTTGACTCTACCTGGACTCTTCAGAAAACAGATGGCAG GCCTGCAGGTTACTTACGGCTCACAATGCAAATCCCCACTTCCAGTTGTAGA TTAGAGCGCCAAGACTCGTATTACACAGCGCCAAGGTTGGATTCTACAGCTCCTCCCGAAGCAGATGGAACCCAACGCCCAATTTTGTACAACCTCCTACCATATGGCGCCCGTCCCCCGCCGAGCCCAACGCAGCCAAATGAGTCTGCCGCTGCTCTTTGGTCCCAATTCCTGCCATATGGTTCTCCACCACCAACTACCTCTGCCTACAATACAACCACTGCTCCCCCTGCAGGCTACCCAATTCATTCTCCCCCTGCAGGCTACCCAATTCATTCTCCCCCTCCACCAG GTTCAAGCTTCCCCGGCATTTACCCACCTCCATCGCGCTAA